The following proteins are encoded in a genomic region of Acidobacteriota bacterium:
- the pilO gene encoding type 4a pilus biogenesis protein PilO, with amino-acid sequence MSAPPAFAGSAAGGRALTVLRSGLDRVTRRGFRASAWRARAPLIAGLALVLVAGVAVLVTYHGFYDARVQALEATRAELATRRDEAAVAAAKVKATEQRLKNIQKELETFNKDVLGTRKERLAALIEDVYALTQKAGLVPGQISYALSDSAGAARLALTFSVQGRYADVKKLLYSFENNPRFLLLENVAVSTDDREPDVLRLGLMVAHYFRPDGASPRRAARAAAGRVPTAPAAPVKAVPNAGVPE; translated from the coding sequence ATGAGCGCGCCCCCGGCCTTCGCCGGTTCCGCCGCGGGGGGCCGCGCGCTCACCGTCCTGCGCTCCGGGCTCGACCGCGTGACGCGCCGCGGGTTCCGCGCGTCCGCGTGGCGGGCCCGCGCGCCGCTGATCGCGGGCCTCGCGCTCGTCCTCGTCGCCGGGGTCGCGGTCCTCGTGACGTACCACGGGTTCTACGACGCGCGTGTGCAGGCCCTGGAGGCGACGCGCGCCGAGCTCGCCACGAGGCGCGACGAGGCTGCGGTCGCCGCGGCGAAGGTGAAGGCGACCGAGCAGCGCCTGAAAAACATCCAGAAGGAGCTCGAGACGTTCAACAAGGACGTCCTCGGGACGCGCAAGGAGCGCCTCGCGGCGCTCATCGAGGACGTCTACGCCCTCACGCAGAAGGCGGGACTCGTACCGGGCCAGATTTCGTACGCGTTGAGCGACTCCGCGGGCGCCGCACGCCTCGCCCTGACCTTCTCCGTTCAGGGGCGCTACGCCGACGTGAAGAAGCTCCTCTATTCGTTCGAGAACAATCCGCGTTTCCTGCTTCTCGAGAACGTCGCCGTCTCGACGGACGACCGCGAGCCCGACGTCCTGCGGCTGGGCCTCATGGTCGCCCACTACTTCCGGCCGGACGGCGCCTCGCCCCGGCGTGCGGCCCGGGCGGCTGCCGGGCGCGTGCCCACGGCGCCCGCTGCGCCCGTCAAGGCCGTGCCGAACGCGGGGGTGCCCGAATGA
- a CDS encoding SGNH/GDSL hydrolase family protein, with amino-acid sequence MNLGRRVFTNALLLAVSLAAVLAAAEAGLRAFFPQPLLETIRAADAGGPLTRRDAELGWTLKPDVAWPVGSAPWENGLSTNEAGFRDAPHAEAKAPGAYRIAVLGDSFVFGSGVAQDAILTRRLAAHLGPGFEVVNFGVPGYGTDQELLTLRRWGRKFSPDLVLVGFFWNDLMENVSDRIYGLPKPRFTLEGGRLVPHPPAGFSAPSTFARLDASLGGRSHLWSLLRNGLSSAGRAVGGAPEQRPVSIDFSLKSPPASREAEFALAFALLGAVRDEAASLGAPLGVFSVPPRFLVESAVGARLLKVYGLSEDAFEEDGFRRVREACEARGIPFVDLMPGFRREAAEGARLFLPAGIHWSAAGHDAAARQLAPAVRAGLVPVSARSQAPGAPPAAAGPGSSTSAP; translated from the coding sequence TTGAATCTCGGCCGGCGTGTCTTCACGAACGCCCTTCTCCTCGCCGTCTCGCTCGCCGCGGTTCTCGCGGCGGCCGAGGCGGGGCTGCGGGCGTTCTTTCCGCAGCCGCTCCTCGAGACCATCCGCGCCGCGGACGCGGGGGGCCCCCTCACGCGGCGCGACGCGGAGCTCGGCTGGACGCTGAAGCCCGACGTCGCGTGGCCCGTGGGCTCGGCCCCGTGGGAGAACGGCCTCTCGACGAACGAGGCGGGCTTTCGCGACGCGCCTCACGCGGAGGCGAAGGCGCCGGGGGCGTACCGGATTGCGGTGCTCGGCGACTCGTTCGTGTTCGGGAGCGGCGTCGCGCAGGACGCGATCCTCACGCGGCGGCTAGCCGCGCACCTCGGGCCCGGCTTCGAGGTCGTGAATTTCGGCGTCCCGGGCTACGGGACGGACCAGGAGCTGCTCACCCTCCGCCGCTGGGGCCGGAAGTTCTCCCCCGACCTCGTTCTCGTCGGGTTCTTCTGGAACGACCTCATGGAGAACGTGAGCGACCGGATCTACGGCCTGCCGAAGCCGCGGTTCACGCTCGAGGGCGGGCGCCTCGTCCCGCACCCTCCCGCCGGCTTCTCGGCGCCGTCGACGTTTGCTCGTCTCGACGCGTCCCTCGGGGGACGGTCGCACCTGTGGTCGCTCCTCCGGAACGGGCTCTCGTCGGCCGGCCGGGCCGTGGGCGGCGCCCCCGAGCAGAGACCCGTGTCGATCGACTTCTCGCTGAAGAGCCCGCCCGCGTCGCGCGAGGCAGAGTTCGCGCTCGCGTTCGCGCTTCTCGGGGCCGTCCGCGACGAGGCCGCGTCGCTCGGCGCGCCGCTCGGCGTCTTCTCCGTGCCGCCGCGCTTCCTCGTCGAGTCCGCGGTCGGAGCCCGTCTCCTGAAGGTCTACGGCCTGAGCGAAGACGCGTTCGAGGAAGACGGCTTCCGGCGCGTCCGCGAGGCGTGCGAGGCGCGCGGGATCCCGTTCGTCGACCTCATGCCCGGCTTCCGGCGCGAAGCCGCCGAAGGCGCCCGGCTGTTCCTGCCGGCCGGAATCCACTGGAGCGCGGCCGGGCACGACGCCGCGGCGCGACAGCTCGCCCCCGCCGTGCGCGCCGGACTCGTGCCCGTCAGCGCCCGATCCCAGGCCCCGGGGGCCCCGCCGGCGGCTGCGGGGCCTGGTTCATCAACGTCTGCTCCGTGA
- a CDS encoding prepilin-type N-terminal cleavage/methylation domain-containing protein, whose translation MRHPKGFTLVELLVVMAILGILVAIAVPQLQQAPIRAKEATLREDLFTFRTCLDQFYADKGHYPDTLQTLVTEKYIRKIPVDPFTRSADTWQVVMEEPDSSETASPDQQPGIVDVKSGSKEISRIDKTAYNTW comes from the coding sequence ATGAGACACCCGAAGGGCTTCACGCTCGTCGAGCTGCTCGTCGTCATGGCGATCCTCGGGATCCTCGTGGCGATCGCCGTTCCGCAGCTGCAGCAGGCGCCCATCCGCGCCAAGGAAGCCACGCTGCGCGAGGACCTCTTCACGTTCCGGACGTGCCTCGACCAGTTCTACGCGGACAAGGGCCACTACCCGGACACGCTGCAGACGCTCGTCACCGAGAAATACATCCGCAAGATCCCGGTCGACCCGTTCACGCGGTCGGCCGACACGTGGCAGGTCGTGATGGAGGAGCCGGACTCGTCGGAGACCGCGTCCCCCGATCAGCAGCCGGGGATCGTCGACGTCAAGAGCGGTTCGAAGGAGATCTCGCGGATCGACAAGACGGCCTACAACACGTGGTGA
- a CDS encoding type II secretion system protein gives MILAPRRGRGYSLVELVIVCACILILTAMIVPVTRFGVVRQKEMELRAALRNIRTAIDDFKRMSDQGLIPVELDTEGYPKTLDKLVEGVELVGQVKKKKRFLRKLPVDPMTGKAEWGLRSYQDDPDSRSWGRQNVYDVYSLSPFTGLDKTKYKDW, from the coding sequence ATGATCCTGGCGCCTCGCAGGGGCCGCGGGTACTCGCTCGTCGAGCTCGTGATCGTGTGCGCGTGCATCCTGATCCTCACGGCGATGATCGTGCCGGTGACGCGGTTCGGCGTCGTGCGCCAGAAGGAGATGGAGCTCCGCGCGGCGCTCCGGAACATCCGGACCGCGATCGACGACTTCAAGCGGATGTCAGACCAGGGCCTGATCCCCGTCGAGCTCGACACCGAGGGCTATCCGAAGACGCTCGACAAGCTCGTCGAGGGCGTCGAGCTGGTGGGCCAGGTCAAGAAGAAGAAGCGCTTCCTGAGGAAGCTCCCGGTCGACCCGATGACGGGAAAGGCCGAATGGGGACTGAGGAGCTATCAGGACGATCCCGACTCGCGCTCGTGGGGGAGGCAGAACGTGTACGACGTGTACTCGCTCTCGCCGTTCACCGGGCTCGACAAGACGAAGTACAAGGACTGGTGA